The nucleotide window TCAATGCCCCCGCATGCCAGCGCAGATGATCTTCCATGAAGCTGGCGATGAAGTAATAGCTGTGGTCATAGCCCTCGCGCCGGTTCAGCGTCAGCGGCTGGCCGGTGGCCATGCACACCTCTTCCAGAAGCTGCGGCTTCAACTGGCCGCCGAGGAAGCCGTCGGCCAGGCCCTGATCGACCAGGATATGCGGGCAGCGCGCGCCATCGGCGATCAGCGCCGTGGTGTCATGGGCGCGCCAGAGGCTGCGGTCGGGGCCGAGATAGCCGCCCAGCGCCTTTTCGCCCCACGGGCAGTTCAGCGGCGAGGTGATCGGCGCGAAGGCCGAGGCCGACCGGAAGCGGCCGGGATGGCGGAGCGCCAGGGTCAGCGCGCCATGGCCGCCCATCGAATGGCCCATGATGCCCTGTGCCGCCATATCGGCCGGAAATTCCGCCTCGATCAACTGCGGAAGCTCGGTCGCG belongs to Tistrella bauzanensis and includes:
- the fghA gene encoding S-formylglutathione hydrolase, which codes for MTIRDFKTLSTNRCFDGVQGVYSHASTETRTTMRFSVFTPPQAAHGPVPVVWFLSGLTCTEENFTVKAGAQRVAAELGLMLVAPDTSPRGVDDGGETVPDDPDGAWDFGLGAGFYVDATEAPWARNYRMFSYVATELPQLIEAEFPADMAAQGIMGHSMGGHGALTLALRHPGRFRSASAFAPITSPLNCPWGEKALGGYLGPDRSLWRAHDTTALIADGARCPHILVDQGLADGFLGGQLKPQLLEEVCMATGQPLTLNRREGYDHSYYFIASFMEDHLRWHAGALKD